CAGCAGGAGTTCTCACAAAGTCGGGCCAACAGCGGTGATGCTTCCGAGGTAGGGGACATTCTTCAACACTACCAATATTTTACAGGAGAGCCATGTCTTTTTAACTCCCCCCACCAATTATAGGTTGTGTCCCCAGTTCCTAGCCGTGCCGATAGCAGAGCGGAGCTCGATGACCTGATCTCACGTCTGGTGGACCGTCCCGGGTCGGCGTCCATAAGCCACGCAGATGGCCCCTCACGCAAAGGGAGCAGGCCGAATTCAGTGATTAGCGCTAGCCAAGTGAGCGGAGACCATGCCGAGGCTTTTATCCCTGCTGCGCGACCAGTTTCGCACTCGATCGCCGTCCAAACTGTCGGTGCAGAGCCATATCCTACAGCACCAGCCCCTGAACCAAAACCCGAAATTGTTACATACAGCAAAGGAGTCCAGACGGATGACTCCAAACAACCACAAGGTACTTTATCGGTAGAAtccgatgacgaagatgggCAGGATCCTACAGGCACAGGTAAACGCCTAAGCAAGAAGGAGCGCGAGCGCGACGAAGAGATCCGGAAGAAGCTCCGCGCAGAAATCGAGGAGGAATTGCTAGCTACGCAACAGAAGGCAGAACATGACGCCGAGGATGACTCTTCAAAACTGCGGTATCCATTGCGCACACTGGATGATGACGAACTGAAGGCTGTGACTTCTTCCGAGGATTTCCTGGACTTCGTCGAACGTTCCGCAAAGGTTATTGAGCGTGCTCTCGATGAGGAATATGACGTACTAGCGGATTATGAGCTTGGTGGACTTGATGGCGacgtggaggaagatgacgaacatggaaagaaaaggagaggcATCAGAGAGGTTTGCCAGTTTTGGGACGAACGATGGAGCAAGAAGCGCATGATCAGCGACGTGAGCTTTTCTCCAAAGGTCTGTCACCATCGAAATTATTTTTTACCTTGTTATGCATCGCTGACTCGTCACATATAGTTCCCAGAGCTTGTTTTAGCTGCATACACCAAAAACCCATCTGCTCCCCATGAACCGGACGGCCTGGTTCAGATTTGGAACCAACACCTGCAATCCCGCCCCGAGTATGTGTTCCATTCTACATCCGATATCTTGGCGGCCAAGTTCTCCCCATTCCACCCTAATCTTATCGTCGGCGGTTCATATTCCGGGCAGGTCCTGCTTTGGGATACTCGGTCATCGCGCGCAGGTGGTGGTGCACCGGTACAGAAGACGCCTCTGACTGGTTCTGGGCACACTCATCCAGTTTATAGCATCTCAATCATCGGCACACAAAATGCTCATAATATACTTACTGCGTCTACGGATGGCGTAGTTTGTGGCTGGACTGTTGATATGCTGTCTCAACCTCAAGAATATCTCGAACTTTCTACTCCCCCGCCATCTAAAACCGAAGACCTCGCCCCCACGACCATGTCATTCCCACAATCCGATCCGACATTCTTTATCGTTGGTACAGAAGAAGGCGGGATTTACCCCTGCCATCGCTACGACCGAGCCGGTGCTAAGGCCGGAACCGACCACCGCCTCGCGTATCGTGGCCATGCGGCCCCTATCATGTCTACTGCCTTCCACCCGGCACGGGGCCCCGTTGATCTGGGAGACCTGATGCTAAGCTCTAGTTTGGATTGGAGCGTGAAGCTATGGCGTGTTCGGCCACCAGCAACCACAGCACCGGCCACCTCGGCCATCGCGGCGACACAGGTTGTATCTCCGATTCTGGACATTAACCGTGAAGACGTTGTCTATGATGCCCGGTGGTCTCCCCACCGCCCTGGAGTTTTCTCCCTTGTCGACGGTGCTGGAAACCTCGAAATTTGGGACCTCTACACGGATACGGAAGTACCAGTTGTGCGGACCACGCCGTCCAAGGGCCGTGGTGGCATTTTGACGAGTAGTCTCAACAAGGTGGCCTGGGAGGAACGCGAAGGAAGGCGGATTGCCACAGGTGGATTAGATGGGGTTGTCACCGTATTTGAGGTAGGGAAGGGTCTTAGTGGTACTCCTGAAGATGTGCCAGCCGAGGAATGGGCCGGAGTGAAGCGACTGGTTGGGGGACTAGAGCAAAAGGACCGGATCAACTGACGTGATAATTGGGTTTGTGATTGGCATAGATCGCTTCGCCTTCTAAACTCCAGTGAGACGGTCAATGTGATTTGACTCCAGACTTTGTGCGGGGAGTGTTGATCCCCCGTTGCCAGAACGCCGCAAGATCTTCATGCGCAGGCTACCGTCCAGTTGCTACAGCATAGTAGCTTCCCCTACTTTCCCTTGCTCATTTTGTGTCAGATTTCCTTGCATGGCGTCtttatttagtttttatcATATACCCCTCGGGCAGCTgttgatgtatgtatgcattTGTTGGACCAGGAAGGCGGGTTCTCTGGATTTATACTCGACCTGACTTAGAAGGGCATTAAAATGTAAATATTCTACTTTCGAGATATTTTCGGTATCCAGCAAGACAAGTAGGGGTATCCATGCCATATGTGTCGCCATATTCCTGTATGTCTCAAGCCGACATGAGCTGCCGTGTTGGACGGTATCAAAAATGGCTCATAGCCCGCAGGGATCTCTCGGCACTACGGTTCCCGATATGGCCCGCATGGACATGGATTTGCCCATCTAGGATATGTTACGTGATAGGTAACACTTGGGCATCTCGTAGatgagtacggagtactatcGGACCACAACTGCCAGACGAAGGAGTTGGTCACAAGTGACATGGACACTATTTTAGTGAAAGTCACTAATACAGTGAAGTATAATTTCAAAAGGTTGTCTGATCTCGTTGTATCGTTTCTGGAATCTGCGCGCATGACGGAGAGGCCCCAGCCCCATGATGGTATTAGGGTCCTTGGACCATAAGTTCCATTTCGGGCCATTTAGAGAGGGAAAATTGTGTCTGGCATGCATCCACGGCTATATTGGAGGGAATATACCTTGCCATGACTGATCACTCACCGCTAATCTTCTGGTCCGATCCTTTACGGCATATGCGGTTTCAGTGCTTAGTCCTCATGGTTAAGCTTCACAAGTATTTGGAGAAAAGTCAACACCTGAGGGGGTCAAATGATAAAGTTTCCGTCGATGGCCAGCAAATTCTCCTAGAGACGGGAAACTGAATGTAACTAGCCGGTAGAGTAAAAAAGGAACCAGCAGAAGAGCAACGTTCCAGTTCGTCACATATCTATCCGAGGTCTGCAAAAATGACGCACGGATTGCAGACCTGTCGGAGGATATCCAGGACTCCAATCCGACCGTTCCCAAGCGAGGTCATTCATTCCGATCACAGACTCAAAAGTTGGAGAGTTTGATTGTCATCAGGGGATCGACACGGGAACCTGATGCCTTGCATGGCACATGCCTGAGAGGAATCAATAATTGGAACGATGGCGGATTAGGGCTTGCAAGTCTGTTGACTCTAGACCGAATGAGAGGGGAAGAGTTAAGCCCCTTGCGGTATGGAGTTGCCGTGATGCCGAGTCTTTCCCCAGCCAATCCACTGACCTCCTCCAACCATGAGACCGCATGCCGACCACCAATGGAGCCTTTGGGCCTGAGGCTTGCCCCACCTGCAAAAGGGTCCTTATCGATTGTCGACCCCACGGCAAACTACACCTACTACTAACTAGTAACTACTGTGTGATACAAACTCACATTCAACCCTCGTCGACTTCTGCAAGGAAGCTAACTGATAGCACCACTGCATTCCATCATGCAATGGCAACCACCTTCGGCCCCACGTGGCCCATCAAAGCCCGAATTGCAGCCGATCCTCAGGCCTGATCGGGTTATACAGGAGGATGGACTTGCTCATATAAAGGCGGGGACCTGGTCACCAGAAACACCACGTCGTCCCTGGCTGCGCACGACTCTTATCACGGTGCTGCTGTTCATCATGAGCATCATTTCGTTGCTCGCGTTCTTCTCCCTGGCGCTGGGTATCAACGGCCTTCCCCATGCCCGTTCCTCAAGCCCTTCGTACGGCAAGCCGGTAAACCCTATCAAGGACACTCCGATTAAGAACGTGGTATGTTTTGCTTGCTGTCATTTACTGAATGGTTAGCCTTCCCGACCTTCAGTACTAAGTAACACTATAGGTGGTATTGGTCGAGGAGAACCTGAGTTTTGACGTGTTTGCTGGTGGCTTGACATACAACGCCAAAATTGATGGGTTGGTCAACCGCGAGTACTGCAACCCATCAAACGCTTCAGATCCATTCTCAGAGAAGGTTTGCGCCAAACCGATCGCGAAGAATGTGGCCCCCGATGATCCGGACCACAGCATTACCGGTGGTAACCAGCAGGTGTATAGCACCTATCACCCCAACGCGAAGAATGACATGCCTGGCATGCAGGGCTTCGTAACAGAGCAGATTGTCTCTTACGGGCTCGGCTCCGATTTGAGTCGCGCTGCCGAGGTCATTAACTACTACACGCCGGACCACGTGCCGGTTTTCAATGCCATGGCCGAGAACTTTGTGCTCTTTGACCGCTGGTTCGCAGCGGTTCCGGGGCCGACCAACCCCAACCGTGCGTATCTGACTTCGGGCACCTCGCACGGTCACGGTCAAAATGACCACGACTTCGATATCTCCAACTTGCCTCAGGTGTCTATCTTCGAACAGCTCTCGGCCGCCGGCATTAGCTGGATCAACTATTCCAACACCACTGGTTTTCTTCCAGATTCTTTGTTCTACCAGTGGACTGCCAAGAGCGGCAAGGGTACCACCAACGTGAAGTCTATTGACCAGTTTTTCAATGATGCTAAGGCCGGTACGCTGCCTCAATTTACCTGGATTAACCCAGAATGCTGTTCGTATATGTCCTTCCACCCCCCTTCTCCAATCAACATGGGCGAGGGCTTCATTAAGAGCATCTACGAGGCGTTGCGCTCTTCCCCGCAGTGGAACGAGACGCTGTTCATCCTGACATTTGATGAGCACGGTGGTTTTGCCGACCATGTGTCTCCTCCTGAGAATGTGCCGGCTGGCGATAACCTGACGTATACCGAAACGGCCAAGGACGGCCAAGAGGCTACCTTCCATTTCGACCGTTTGGGTATCAGAGTACCTACCGTTCTGATGTCTCCATGGGTGGGCAAAGGCGTGGTTCAGAATAGCCCGGCTGACCAGCCTAACGAATTCACCCACACCTCTATTCTCAAATATGTGGCTGAGCTCTGGAACCTGGACATTCTCACTCCTCGCGTCGACTGGTCTCCCAGCTTCCGGGGTCTGATCACCAACACTTTCCGTGAGACGCCGGAGAAGCTACCTGAGCCGGCTGATTTTTAAAGAAATGAATCTGTACAGTCTAGACTCGATGTCTAGAGCCGCATATGACCATGATGACGATATAATTATGACAATAACCGTTTCAATTAAATGAGTCTAGGCAGCCACGAAGGTTTTGCCTTTGTGTGAAAATTCTCTATGCCCATCTAGGAAGCATTACACTAGAAAATTGTAAAATTGGCTCAGCCTCCACTGCCTTGAAGTCTAGTCAGGGGGAGCCGGGTATATACTCTTCCGTAACTCTGAGTATAATGTTTGGTACTCGTCAATTGTCCCTATCGTTCGTTGTTCAAATGTTGAACGACCTTCGTTAACAGTCCATAATCGGTTGCCCTGTTCTGTAAACGTATTTGGGAGCCGCTCAGCATTTTCCGCCTTGGTATAGGTCTTCTTGTTGTAGGTATACAATGCTACGATGTTGAGGCTGATGGTACCTGATGCTCGgagataaaaaattaaacacAACACGTTAGGTAACGTTTGATGCAATTTGCCCCTGATCAACGATTGGAACTGGAGGTGATTGGAGACCAAATTCTTCAGCATCTTATCTTTGATTGTTAACTCCGAGGGCTCGGGAATAGTTACCCGTTTCCTCTTAGCGGATGCAATAGAGCAAGAAAACGTGCCAAAATACTCAAGAAAGACCGCGTCAGACAAGATGAGTGCCAAGAGAGAGCCAAATCTCGGTCATTGTATCTCCCTTGAATGTTGCTGACATGGTGGCTCGATCATGGATAGCTTTGCACGCGCAAGGGTCAGGGCTGCATGGAGAGATCAGATAAGGCCGGATCTCAGCCGAACCGGAACATCAGATAACAAAAATTCATCGTCGGACGACCGGagactactactactactagtatcaACTCCGCGGGTCGAGCCTCGAGGAAGACCTTTTGACTTGGCATCTTGCCACGCAACCCGGTGACGACAGCCTGAGTAGAATTAAGGATGGCAAAGCGTTGATCTGCCGTTTGGTCCACAAGCTTGTTACGAATCCCGAACCTTATGATGCCGAAGACGGTGGTCTCTCAGCCCTAGCCTTGCAATAAATAGGACAATAGTTTCCCTATGGCTCCTCCTAGATACGACCTCATCATTCGTTTATTCCTTTCGTATCCTTTGAACACTCCTTGACCTCTGCCATTCTTTTGGTTCGAAAGATGCGCCAACACTCGCGCATGGCCGTTGCTGCTTTGGCAGCAGGAGCGAACGCAGCTTCTTTTACCGATGTGTGCACCGTGTCTAACGTGAAGGCTGCATTGCCTGCCAACGGAACTCTGCTCGGAATCAGCATGCTTCCGTCCGCCGTCACGGCCAACCCTCTCTACAACCAGTCGGCTGGCATGGGTAGCACCACTACCTATGACTACTGCAATGTGACTGTCGCCTACACGCATACCGGCAAGGGTGATAAAGTGGTCATCAAGTACGCATTCCCCAAGCCCTCCGACTACGAGAACCGTTTCTACgttgctggtggtggtggctttTCCCTCTCTAGCGATGCTACCGGAGGTCTCGCCTATGGCGCTGTGGGAGGTGCCACCGATGCTGGATACGACGCATTCGATAACAGCTACGACGAGGTAGTCCTCTACGGAAACGGAACCATTAACTGGGACGCCACATACATGTTCGCATACCAGGCACTGGGAGAGATGACCCGGATCGGAAAGTACATCACCAAGGGCTTTTATGGCCAGTCCAGCGACAGCAAGGTCTACACCTACTACGAGGGTTGCTCCGATGGAGGACGTGAGGGTATGAGTCAAGTCCAGCGCTGGGGTGAGGAGTATGACGGTGCGATTACTGGTGCCCCGGCTTTCCGTTTCGCTCAGCAACAGGTTCACCATGTGTTCTCGTCCGAAGTGGAGCAAACTCTGGACTACTACCCGCCTCCATGtgagttgaagaagatcgtgAACGCCACCATTGCTGCTTGCGACCCGCTTGATGGAAGAACCGACGGTGTTGTGTCCCGGACGGATCTTTGCAAGCTTAACTTCAATTTGACCTCTATCATCGGTGAGCCTTACTACTGTGCTGCGGGAACTAGCACTTCGCTTGGTTTCGGCTTCAGCAATGGCAAGCGCAGCAATGTCAAGCGTCAGGCCGAGGGCAGCACCACCAGCTACCAGCCCGCCCAGAACGGCACGGTCACCGCACGTGGTGTAGCTGTCGCCCAGGCCATCTACGATGGTCTCCACAACAGCAAGGGCGAGCGCGCGTACCTCTCCTGGCAGATTGCCTCTGAGCTGAGCGATGCTGAGACCGAGTACAACTCTGACACTGGCAAGTGGGAGCTCAACATCCCGTCGACCGGTGGTGAGTACGTCACCAAGTTCATTCAGCTCCTGAACCTCGACAACCTTTCGGATCTGAACAACGTGACCTACGACACCCTGGTCGACTGGATGAACACTGGTATGGTGCGCTACATGGACAGCCTTCAGACCACCCTTCCCGATCTGACTCCCTTCCAATCGTCCGGCGGAAAGCTGCTGCACTACCACGGTGAATCTGACCCCAGTATCCCCGCTGCCTCCTCGGTCCACTACTGGCAGGCGGTTCGTTCCGTCATGTACGGCGACAAGACGGAAGAGGAGGCCCTGGAGGCTCTCGAGGACTGGTACCAGTTCTACCTAATCCCCGGTGCCGCCCACTGCGGAACCAACTCTCTCCAGCCCGGACCTTACCCTGAGAACAACATGGAGATTATGATCGACTGGGTCGAGAACGGCAACAAGCCGTCCCGTCTCAATGCCACTGTTTCTTCGGGTACCTACGCCGGCGAGACCCAGATGCTTTGCCAGTGGCCCAAGCGTCCTCTCTGGCGCGGCAACTCCAGCTTCGACTGTGTCAACGACGAGAAGTCGATTGACAGCTGGACCTACGAGTTCCCAGCCTTCAAGGTCCCTGTATACTAGTGTGCTTGTATTATTACTTGCGACCATCTCCTATATGGAGTGACGAGATTTGGGGATCCCTTAGCTTCTTAGTGAAGTTAATCTTCCCAACTTTTATTCTTCATTTCATGCTTGCTGAGCAACTGGCTCTTTTGTCTATACATTTTAAGTATTAAACCTTGGTTGAGTGTAAATACTCAAACTGGGGTCAACCGAGACAAacttatttttcttctttccacgAAACATTCCATCGAGCTTGTACATAGATAATCGCATAAGACCAATATCACAGTGAAGACCACTTCACCATAACCACACGCAAAAGCCCACCCACAGACAGTAACCCTCTTCATCTTAAAATATTGATTACCTATTTTTAAACATTACATACTAATCAACCCCTTAAACCCGCATCAAAGCCCCAAAAaccccctcttcctccccttaGCAGACCTAGACCTGGACCTGGACCGTCTCGAGATGGCCGAATTCCTCGTATTAACACGATCGATATCATACGGATTAGCCTCATAACCCGCATTCCCGTCACGCATAGTCGACAGCGAGCTCCTACCCCCAGACTCCAACCTCCCCAAATCCTGTCCTCCATCAGCactccccctcccctcagCCTGGACCCTaacctcctcatcaacagccttctcctcctcccccagaGAGACCGTCTTCTCCGCCAACCTCCTCATAAAATCATCCGCCTCGGCGGCATATTTACACTTCCTCCGTATAACAGCCCCATACTTATAAAAAACAAAGGGAAAAGGCACACAAGCAAGAGCCAGAAAAGCAGGAATGCAGGAAGCCCAATGGACGCCCAGATTGCGATACATGTAAGTCGTGAAGAGGGGGAATCCGGCACCGAAACAGGATCTGATAATTGAGTTTGCGGCCAGCACGCTAGCAGCGTAGATAGTATATGCATCGATAAGATAGGACATGATAttgaggaagacaagaacCATACCGAAGCCGAAGGGGGCGGCGGCGATGATACTGACTATCCAGTGGACGGGGGGTGCGTTAGTCCAGGCGAACCAGAAGAGGCCGATGGGGATGGCGATGCTACCGAGCATGGTGGGGGGGAGACGGGCTTCGGGGGGCGCGAAGCCGTGGTGGGCTTTGTGGATTGCGACGTAGCGTTTGTTGTCATACATGTTTAGAGCGACGGCGAGCATCATGCCGATCATGACGCcgaggaaggggagagaaCCGACGCCTTCGGACCAGCCGCGGAGCTGTTGGAAGACGATTGGGAAGGCGTCGAAGAGCATGTAGAGGGTGCCGTAGATGATGGCCATGTAGGTTGAGAGAAGGAGGACGATGGGTTcagcgaagaggaggatccAGGGGCGGAGAAGGGCGGCGCCGAAAGCGCTTGTCATGGTTACTTTACCGCGTTCGAGCTCGAGTTTGCTTCGGTGGACTTTGCCGGTTAGGGCTGTGAGGCGGGCGGCGCGTTTGCGGAGGAGTAGTGGTGCGTAGGTTTCGGGCACGAGGAGCGATTCCACGATCCAGATTAGGCCGGTGAAGGTTGCGAGGAAGCCTTGTACCCAGCGCCAGCCGGCGTTTTCACCGAGGAAGCCGCCTATTACGGGGCCTAGGGTTGGAcctgtttgtttctttttgttagTTGGGGTTGAAGATGGTGTGTGGTGGTGTACGTACCTAGGAACGGCGCGCCGGCGAATAGACTTGTTGCTAGACCTCGTTCTTCTGCTGGGAAGATATCGGCGATGACGCCTCCGGCGTTTGTTAACGGTGAGGAACCGAATGAGCCAGCGAAGAAGCGCAGGATGATCAACGTCCAGCTATTTTGTGCACCGGCGGCGCCGGCACAGAAGAATGCAAGAGCGCCATATgagacgaagaaaacgaTCTGGCGACCGATCAGTTCACTCAGAGGCGCCCATACTAACGGGCCAACTGCAAAGCCCAGGACGAACAGTGACACGCCGAGCGTGGCCACTTCCTCGCCGATTCCGAAGTGCTTGATGACTTCTT
This window of the Aspergillus flavus chromosome 8, complete sequence genome carries:
- a CDS encoding cytoplasmic dynein intermediate chain (hypothetical protein ASPNI_45500) — encoded protein: MSSAMQQRKAEILAKRAKLAELKRQRELRQQEFSQSRANSGDASEVVSPVPSRADSRAELDDLISRLVDRPGSASISHADGPSRKGSRPNSVISASQVSGDHAEAFIPAARPVSHSIAVQTVGAEPYPTAPAPEPKPEIVTYSKGVQTDDSKQPQGTLSVESDDEDGQDPTGTGKRLSKKERERDEEIRKKLRAEIEEELLATQQKAEHDAEDDSSKLRYPLRTLDDDELKAVTSSEDFLDFVERSAKVIERALDEEYDVLADYELGGLDGDVEEDDEHGKKRRGIREVCQFWDERWSKKRMISDVSFSPKFPELVLAAYTKNPSAPHEPDGLVQIWNQHLQSRPEYVFHSTSDILAAKFSPFHPNLIVGGSYSGQVLLWDTRSSRAGGGAPVQKTPLTGSGHTHPVYSISIIGTQNAHNILTASTDGVVCGWTVDMLSQPQEYLELSTPPPSKTEDLAPTTMSFPQSDPTFFIVGTEEGGIYPCHRYDRAGAKAGTDHRLAYRGHAAPIMSTAFHPARGPVDLGDLMLSSSLDWSVKLWRVRPPATTAPATSAIAATQVVSPILDINREDVVYDARWSPHRPGVFSLVDGAGNLEIWDLYTDTEVPVVRTTPSKGRGGILTSSLNKVAWEEREGRRIATGGLDGVVTVFEVGKGLSGTPEDVPAEEWAGVKRLVGGLEQKDRIN
- a CDS encoding putative phosphatidylglycerol specific phospholipase (phospholipase C), producing MQWQPPSAPRGPSKPELQPILRPDRVIQEDGLAHIKAGTWSPETPRRPWLRTTLITVLLFIMSIISLLAFFSLALGINGLPHARSSSPSYGKPVNPIKDTPIKNVVVLVEENLSFDVFAGGLTYNAKIDGLVNREYCNPSNASDPFSEKVCAKPIAKNVAPDDPDHSITGGNQQVYSTYHPNAKNDMPGMQGFVTEQIVSYGLGSDLSRAAEVINYYTPDHVPVFNAMAENFVLFDRWFAAVPGPTNPNRAYLTSGTSHGHGQNDHDFDISNLPQVSIFEQLSAAGISWINYSNTTGFLPDSLFYQWTAKSGKGTTNVKSIDQFFNDAKAGTLPQFTWINPECCSYMSFHPPSPINMGEGFIKSIYEALRSSPQWNETLFILTFDEHGGFADHVSPPENVPAGDNLTYTETAKDGQEATFHFDRLGIRVPTVLMSPWVGKGVVQNSPADQPNEFTHTSILKYVAELWNLDILTPRVDWSPSFRGLITNTFRETPEKLPEPADF
- a CDS encoding uncharacterized protein (tannase subunit; Contains: RecName: Full=Tannase 30 kDa subunit) codes for the protein MRQHSRMAVAALAAGANAASFTDVCTVSNVKAALPANGTLLGISMLPSAVTANPLYNQSAGMGSTTTYDYCNVTVAYTHTGKGDKVVIKYAFPKPSDYENRFYVAGGGGFSLSSDATGGLAYGAVGGATDAGYDAFDNSYDEVVLYGNGTINWDATYMFAYQALGEMTRIGKYITKGFYGQSSDSKVYTYYEGCSDGGREGMSQVQRWGEEYDGAITGAPAFRFAQQQVHHVFSSEVEQTLDYYPPPCELKKIVNATIAACDPLDGRTDGVVSRTDLCKLNFNLTSIIGEPYYCAAGTSTSLGFGFSNGKRSNVKRQAEGSTTSYQPAQNGTVTARGVAVAQAIYDGLHNSKGERAYLSWQIASELSDAETEYNSDTGKWELNIPSTGGEYVTKFIQLLNLDNLSDLNNVTYDTLVDWMNTGMVRYMDSLQTTLPDLTPFQSSGGKLLHYHGESDPSIPAASSVHYWQAVRSVMYGDKTEEEALEALEDWYQFYLIPGAAHCGTNSLQPGPYPENNMEIMIDWVENGNKPSRLNATVSSGTYAGETQMLCQWPKRPLWRGNSSFDCVNDEKSIDSWTYEFPAFKVPVY
- a CDS encoding major facilitator superfamily domain-containing protein, producing the protein MASEDCIHEAPQPQGIPYWRLLTDQGVVTPEIIDYPYKGSGTDDDPYIVEWIPNDPRNPMLLNKSLKWAYTITVAFATFGVSLSSSAYAGGIQEVIKHFGIGEEVATLGVSLFVLGFAVGPLVWAPLSELIGRQIVFFVSYGALAFFCAGAAGAQNSWTLIILRFFAGSFGSSPLTNAGGVIADIFPAEERGLATSLFAGAPFLGPTLGPVIGGFLGENAGWRWVQGFLATFTGLIWIVESLLVPETYAPLLLRKRAARLTALTGKVHRSKLELERGKVTMTSAFGAALLRPWILLFAEPIVLLLSTYMAIIYGTLYMLFDAFPIVFQQLRGWSEGVGSLPFLGVMIGMMLAVALNMYDNKRYVAIHKAHHGFAPPEARLPPTMLGSIAIPIGLFWFAWTNAPPVHWIVSIIAAAPFGFGMVLVFLNIMSYLIDAYTIYAASVLAANSIIRSCFGAGFPLFTTYMYRNLGVHWASCIPAFLALACVPFPFVFYKYGAVIRRKCKYAAEADDFMRRLAEKTVSLGEEEKAVDEEVRVQAEGRGSADGGQDLGRLESGGRSSLSTMRDGNAGYEANPYDIDRVNTRNSAISRRSRSRSRSAKGRKRGFLGL